In a genomic window of Gemmatimonadaceae bacterium:
- a CDS encoding sigma-54 dependent transcriptional regulator → MSESTETRPTVLIIDDESGIVDTLRILLKNEGFAAHVAFGGRQGLEQIAALKPNVVLCDIRMPAVGGLDVLAAAREQDPDVPVILMTAQASLQSAIQAVNQGAFHYVQKPFRNDELVAIVRRAVDHRKLRVENRVLKQEIKRRDKVGKPIGTNRAWLDLLHVAETVAQTDSTVLLQGESGTGKGIVARYIHELSKRSTKAFVSINCGALPESLLESELFGHVKGSFTGAVKDKSGLFAAAESGTFFLDEIGETTPATQVKLLRVLQHREVIPVGATDPIAIDTRIIAATNRDLDQEIARGNFRSDLFYRLNVIAIDIPPLRERREDIPILAEAFLQQIALARAEEPKTLNEEAAVQLQSYSWPGNVRELENAVERAVILAANGEITPASLPDRIRQRKAEPFVSERVTRNPSLDAIERAYIMWVLGSEGGNKSKAAETLGIDPSTLYRKLTRFGVEA, encoded by the coding sequence ATGAGCGAAAGCACGGAGACGCGGCCGACCGTCCTCATCATCGACGACGAGTCGGGAATAGTCGATACGCTGCGCATCCTCCTCAAGAACGAGGGGTTTGCGGCGCATGTTGCTTTTGGCGGCCGGCAGGGTCTCGAGCAGATCGCCGCGCTGAAGCCGAACGTCGTTCTCTGCGACATCCGCATGCCTGCCGTCGGCGGTCTCGACGTGCTCGCTGCAGCGCGGGAGCAGGATCCTGACGTTCCGGTAATCCTGATGACAGCCCAGGCGTCGCTGCAGTCAGCGATCCAGGCAGTGAATCAGGGGGCGTTCCATTACGTCCAGAAGCCATTCCGCAACGACGAGCTCGTCGCCATCGTCAGGCGCGCCGTCGATCATCGCAAGCTCAGAGTCGAGAACAGGGTTCTCAAGCAGGAGATCAAGAGGCGCGACAAGGTCGGCAAGCCCATCGGGACCAATCGGGCGTGGCTCGACCTCCTCCACGTGGCGGAAACCGTGGCTCAGACCGATTCCACCGTCCTGCTTCAGGGCGAGTCCGGAACCGGAAAGGGCATTGTCGCGCGATACATTCACGAGCTCTCGAAGCGCTCTACCAAGGCGTTCGTTTCAATAAACTGCGGCGCGCTGCCGGAGAGCCTGCTCGAGAGCGAGCTGTTCGGCCACGTGAAGGGCTCGTTCACGGGAGCGGTAAAAGACAAGTCCGGATTGTTCGCGGCCGCTGAATCCGGAACTTTCTTTCTCGACGAGATCGGGGAGACAACTCCGGCAACTCAGGTGAAGCTGCTTCGCGTTCTCCAGCACCGCGAGGTGATTCCTGTCGGGGCAACCGACCCGATTGCGATCGATACGCGCATCATCGCCGCTACAAATCGGGACCTCGACCAGGAAATTGCCCGCGGAAATTTCCGGAGCGATCTCTTCTATCGGCTGAACGTCATCGCCATAGACATTCCTCCGCTTCGCGAGCGCCGCGAAGACATTCCGATTCTCGCCGAAGCGTTCCTGCAGCAGATTGCGCTCGCCCGCGCCGAAGAGCCCAAGACTCTGAACGAAGAGGCGGCCGTGCAGCTCCAGTCGTACTCGTGGCCGGGCAACGTAAGGGAGCTCGAGAACGCGGTGGAGCGCGCAGTGATACTCGCCGCGAACGGCGAGATAACTCCGGCTTCACTGCCTGACCGGATCCGCCAGCGAAAAGCAGAGCCCTTCGTAAGCGAGCGAGTGACACGAAATCCTTCGCTCGACGCAATCGAGCGCGCATACATCATGTGGGTGCTCGGGAGCGAAGGCGGTAACAAATCAAAGGCTGCAGAGACGCTTGGCATCGATCCCTCGACCCTTTATCGCAAGCTGACAAGGTTCGGGGTCGAGGCGTGA